One Nostoc sp. UHCC 0302 DNA window includes the following coding sequences:
- a CDS encoding M3 family oligoendopeptidase, which yields MKAPVDFADITAETPTLLTVSAEYQAIQTLLNQAQTSEQRKAVIEQWDALRRRLSTWRELTQLHFHQDTQNPEYKTALDYCNELSPSLIALEVDLKRQLIHSPDRAELEQSLGRQAFLLWEADITTFERAIATDLVEESKLTNEYTELIASAKLDFQGEQVNLSGLQPYLQSKYRDIRYQAEQCRWQFFEQNQDRFDQLFEQLVKLRDRMAKKLGYENYIALGYRRVRRVDYDQTDVERYRDQVVQEVVPLAIELIQQQAKRLNLETVYFWDESVFDAQGSPAPIGDHDWMLERAQEMFDAMNPSLGDFFRMMVERHLLDLQNRPGKAGGGFCTSFPTYDAPYVFANFNGTKNDVQVFAHEIGHAFQMWRSRHLPVFDYLWPTLESCEIHSMSLEFLTRSQMEKFFGDQADRFRRQHLAGLITFLPYGVAVDHFQHLVYANPEATEQERHQMWQQMEARYLPWRQYGDLNYLNKGGLWQDKQHIYCSPFYYIDYTLAGCCALQFWVKAEEDYSQALAEYIALCDRGGSASFRELVRSANLISPFEPGALTQVVEKVRQALKIG from the coding sequence ATGAAAGCTCCAGTAGATTTTGCCGACATTACAGCGGAAACTCCAACGCTCTTAACCGTGAGCGCCGAATACCAAGCCATCCAAACGCTGTTGAATCAAGCTCAAACCTCTGAGCAACGAAAAGCTGTCATAGAGCAGTGGGATGCCTTACGACGCAGACTCAGTACGTGGAGAGAACTTACGCAACTGCACTTTCATCAAGACACGCAAAACCCAGAGTATAAAACTGCCCTAGACTATTGCAACGAACTTTCGCCATCTCTAATCGCCCTTGAAGTAGACCTCAAACGGCAACTGATCCACAGTCCCGATCGCGCCGAGCTAGAACAAAGTTTGGGACGACAAGCCTTTTTGCTGTGGGAAGCAGACATCACGACTTTTGAAAGAGCGATCGCGACAGATTTAGTTGAAGAATCCAAACTCACCAATGAGTACACTGAACTGATCGCTTCGGCAAAGCTAGACTTCCAGGGTGAGCAGGTAAATTTATCGGGCTTGCAACCCTATCTGCAAAGTAAATATCGAGACATTCGTTACCAAGCAGAACAGTGTCGCTGGCAGTTTTTTGAGCAGAATCAAGACCGCTTTGATCAACTCTTTGAGCAGTTGGTGAAATTGCGCGATCGCATGGCAAAAAAATTGGGCTATGAGAACTACATTGCACTAGGATATCGTCGAGTACGACGGGTAGATTACGATCAAACCGATGTCGAACGCTATCGAGATCAAGTCGTTCAAGAGGTCGTTCCATTAGCGATCGAGCTAATTCAGCAACAGGCGAAACGGCTCAATCTAGAAACCGTATATTTCTGGGATGAGTCAGTCTTTGATGCCCAAGGCAGTCCTGCTCCAATTGGCGATCATGATTGGATGCTGGAACGGGCGCAAGAAATGTTTGATGCCATGAATCCATCGCTGGGTGACTTTTTTAGGATGATGGTTGAGCGGCATTTACTAGATTTGCAAAACCGTCCTGGAAAGGCAGGAGGTGGATTCTGCACAAGCTTTCCAACCTATGACGCTCCCTATGTGTTTGCAAATTTCAATGGTACAAAAAACGACGTCCAGGTGTTCGCTCATGAAATTGGTCACGCCTTCCAAATGTGGCGAAGTCGCCATTTGCCAGTTTTCGATTACCTGTGGCCTACCCTAGAATCGTGTGAAATTCACTCTATGAGCTTAGAGTTTCTCACCAGATCACAGATGGAAAAGTTTTTCGGTGATCAAGCTGATCGATTTCGTAGGCAGCATCTAGCTGGGTTGATTACGTTTTTGCCTTATGGCGTGGCAGTAGATCATTTTCAGCATTTAGTCTATGCCAACCCAGAAGCAACTGAGCAAGAACGACATCAAATGTGGCAACAGATGGAAGCTCGTTATCTGCCTTGGCGTCAATATGGAGATTTGAACTACCTCAACAAAGGTGGACTCTGGCAAGACAAACAGCACATATACTGTTCGCCGTTCTACTACATTGATTACACCTTGGCAGGGTGTTGCGCGTTGCAGTTTTGGGTCAAAGCAGAAGAAGATTATTCGCAGGCATTGGCGGAGTATATTGCATTATGCGATCGCGGGGGTTCTGCGTCCTTTCGAGAATTAGTGCGATCGGCGAATCTCATTTCTCCGTTTGAACCTGGCGCACTTACTCAAGTTGTTGAAAAAGTGCGTCAGGCTTTGAAGATTGGCTAA
- a CDS encoding DUF3318 domain-containing protein, producing MEPNVEIRRLLDVMPASGRMTTKIVSKPEQTKVIEASFPLPWNQERPIYINFDLWRRLPKPQRDLLLLQMVSWLTGVRWFKPDIYQGVVLAGLLGGVIETAQSDIVGVVAAGGLSAIAAFRIWRTNKSQEAELNADAAAIRIAQRRGYSETEAAQHLLTAIETVAKIEGRSGLNFTELIRCQNLKAIAGLSNVGVPKSYE from the coding sequence ATGGAGCCAAATGTTGAAATTCGCCGCTTGTTAGATGTGATGCCTGCTTCAGGTCGGATGACAACGAAAATCGTCAGCAAGCCGGAGCAAACAAAGGTGATTGAAGCCTCCTTTCCCCTACCTTGGAATCAGGAGCGACCCATATATATTAATTTCGATTTATGGCGTCGGTTACCGAAGCCGCAACGAGACTTGCTATTGTTGCAGATGGTTAGTTGGTTAACGGGAGTGAGGTGGTTTAAACCTGACATTTATCAAGGTGTAGTTTTGGCTGGGCTGTTGGGCGGAGTCATAGAAACAGCACAGTCAGATATAGTGGGTGTAGTTGCAGCTGGAGGATTAAGTGCGATCGCCGCTTTTCGGATCTGGCGCACTAATAAATCGCAAGAGGCAGAGTTAAATGCTGATGCAGCTGCAATTCGCATAGCACAGCGGCGCGGTTATTCTGAAACAGAAGCAGCACAGCATTTGTTAACTGCAATTGAAACAGTAGCAAAGATTGAAGGGCGTTCTGGTTTAAATTTTACCGAATTGATTCGTTGCCAAAACTTAAAAGCGATCGCGGGTTTATCAAACGTGGGTGTGCCAAAAAGTTATGAGTAG
- a CDS encoding glycosyltransferase yields the protein MYLYTWLARLPSGWLHFLLCLLWLMIGLGLRLTNLTAKPPWTDEFSTLVFSLGNSFLGVPLDQAIAPDILLQPLQPQPGASIQDVWTHLSHETNHPPLYFVLAHWWMQLFPTQAGLVSLWGARSLAVFFGAVSIPAIYALGWLTFRSRLVGHLAAAMMAVSPYGIFLAQEARHYTLAILWVIASLACLVIATRHIKNRTQLPISIALSWVGINALGIATHYFFTLTLCAETVALIFLAWQQHKSGKIFLPLSPPWVRIYAAAGGTFVAGIVWLPVFLQNNYGDQLTEWIQQPRVGFAWLSPIFQAFAAWLTMIYLLPVEAPQLAIVIASGLVMLMFLIWAAPILVRGIKVQLQQPNNRLLTQMLIGVVLGAIALFFIFTYFFGIDLTRGARYNFVYFPAVIVLVGASLAVCWDSPKLLKGITGKKAVILIWLMGFISAVTVICNFGYQKYYRPDLFVQLIQQTSKVPILIATTQITHVQIGEMLGVAREFKMQNSNSLNPLFLLAHQDKNPNTATKILENNLKTLSQPFDLWLVNFHAPITEEVKKCVAHDPSLPAVNGYEYKVYHCGKS from the coding sequence ATGTATTTGTATACTTGGCTGGCTCGCCTCCCTTCTGGCTGGCTACATTTCTTGCTGTGCTTATTGTGGTTAATGATCGGATTGGGCTTGCGCTTAACCAACTTGACTGCAAAGCCACCTTGGACTGATGAATTTTCTACCTTGGTGTTTAGTTTGGGAAATAGTTTTTTAGGAGTACCCCTAGATCAAGCGATCGCACCTGATATTCTATTGCAACCACTACAACCGCAACCTGGCGCAAGCATCCAAGATGTCTGGACGCACTTGAGCCATGAAACTAACCATCCCCCACTTTACTTTGTCTTAGCTCACTGGTGGATGCAGTTATTTCCCACACAAGCAGGTTTAGTTTCTTTGTGGGGGGCGCGATCGCTTGCTGTTTTTTTCGGTGCTGTATCCATCCCCGCTATCTACGCCTTGGGCTGGCTTACCTTTCGCTCCCGCTTGGTTGGACACTTAGCAGCTGCGATGATGGCAGTATCTCCTTACGGTATCTTTCTGGCACAAGAAGCACGTCATTACACTTTGGCAATTTTGTGGGTGATTGCTTCCCTAGCCTGCTTGGTAATTGCTACACGTCATATCAAAAACCGCACACAATTACCTATTTCGATAGCCTTATCTTGGGTGGGAATTAATGCTTTGGGCATTGCTACCCATTATTTCTTTACCCTTACCCTTTGCGCTGAAACTGTAGCTTTAATTTTTCTAGCTTGGCAACAGCATAAGAGTGGCAAAATTTTTCTCCCTCTTTCTCCTCCTTGGGTGCGTATCTATGCTGCCGCTGGCGGCACTTTTGTAGCAGGTATAGTTTGGCTACCAGTATTTTTACAAAATAACTATGGTGATCAATTAACCGAATGGATACAGCAGCCACGCGTCGGATTTGCTTGGTTAAGCCCAATTTTTCAAGCTTTTGCGGCATGGCTAACGATGATTTACTTGCTTCCAGTTGAAGCACCACAGTTAGCAATTGTGATTGCCTCTGGGCTGGTGATGCTGATGTTTTTAATTTGGGCAGCACCCATTTTGGTACGTGGGATTAAAGTTCAGCTACAGCAACCAAATAATCGCTTGCTGACTCAGATGTTGATTGGGGTCGTTTTGGGGGCGATCGCTTTATTCTTTATTTTTACCTATTTTTTTGGTATAGACTTAACCCGAGGCGCTCGTTATAACTTTGTTTACTTTCCTGCTGTCATAGTTTTAGTAGGGGCAAGTCTTGCAGTTTGTTGGGATTCTCCTAAACTATTAAAAGGAATAACTGGTAAAAAAGCCGTGATCTTAATTTGGCTAATGGGATTTATCAGTGCCGTCACAGTCATCTGTAATTTTGGCTATCAAAAATACTATCGTCCTGACCTTTTCGTGCAACTGATTCAACAAACATCTAAAGTTCCAATACTCATTGCCACAACCCAGATCACTCATGTACAAATTGGCGAGATGCTAGGGGTAGCAAGAGAATTTAAAATGCAAAATTCTAACTCTTTAAATCCGTTGTTTCTTCTTGCACATCAAGATAAAAATCCTAATACTGCTACCAAAATCTTAGAAAATAATTTAAAGACTTTATCACAACCTTTTGACTTATGGCTCGTAAATTTTCATGCTCCCATAACAGAAGAAGTTAAAAAATGTGTTGCTCATGACCCATCCTTACCAGCAGTTAATGGTTACGAGTATAAAGTTTATCATTGTGGCAAAAGTTAA
- a CDS encoding N,N-dimethylformamidase beta subunit family domain-containing protein, whose translation MPALLILIAVLNIPQQSAKPIDVPTPRLRNNPISIENQKTGTFDWQLTNPAIRHEIEGYASLTSVNRGNEIKLFVNTKDPSYTIEIFRMGWYGGAGGRQIIPTITRNASKQPPPIVNQASGLIECNWQDPYILKISDNSGDSTEWTSGVYLAKLTGSKSYKQSYIIFVVRDDSRPSDILFQSSVTTYQAYNNWGSMSLYRWNSRGKQAYKVSFNRPYAASPDRAGGYGVGAGEFLTNFQPKRRTSNAGWEYNMVRWLEREGYDVTYATDIDTHNNPLDIRSTKPILFLHKAFLSVGHDEYWSWQMRQNVQAARERGVSLGFFSSNTCYWQIRFEPSLITQEMDRTIVAYKESAVLDPFARDSNVANDYLVTTIWRNKPVKRPEDALIGVMYETFQVNADIIVTDAAPDWLLAGTQLSQDDTTVSVRANSKALSKEMHLEGLLGYEVDRMFGNAPTNTVRIAHSPYSYNGGTRYSDMTIYTTDSDAIVFATGSMQWSWGLDDYNAPQLRPSLLSADAQAITRNVLARMILRRR comes from the coding sequence TTGCCAGCACTGTTAATTTTAATTGCTGTTCTAAATATTCCACAGCAATCTGCTAAGCCTATTGATGTGCCAACACCAAGGCTAAGAAATAATCCGATAAGCATTGAAAATCAAAAAACTGGCACCTTTGATTGGCAATTAACCAATCCTGCTATTAGACATGAAATCGAAGGTTATGCTTCACTTACTAGCGTAAATCGTGGTAATGAGATCAAGCTTTTTGTCAATACAAAAGACCCTAGTTACACTATTGAAATCTTTCGTATGGGTTGGTATGGCGGCGCAGGTGGACGACAAATAATCCCTACAATTACAAGAAATGCAAGCAAGCAACCACCGCCAATTGTTAATCAAGCAAGTGGTCTAATCGAATGTAATTGGCAAGATCCATACATTTTAAAAATTTCAGACAACTCAGGAGATTCAACAGAGTGGACGAGTGGTGTTTATTTAGCTAAATTAACTGGCAGTAAAAGTTATAAGCAAAGCTACATCATTTTTGTGGTGCGTGATGATAGCCGCCCTTCTGATATCCTTTTTCAATCAAGTGTTACCACCTATCAAGCTTATAACAACTGGGGCAGTATGTCCCTTTATCGCTGGAATAGCCGTGGTAAACAAGCATACAAAGTATCCTTTAATCGTCCTTATGCTGCAAGTCCAGATCGAGCAGGAGGTTATGGAGTTGGAGCAGGAGAATTTTTGACCAATTTCCAGCCAAAGAGGAGGACATCTAATGCTGGATGGGAATACAACATGGTAAGGTGGCTAGAACGTGAAGGCTACGATGTCACCTACGCCACTGACATTGATACACACAATAATCCTTTGGACATACGTTCTACTAAACCGATACTCTTTTTGCACAAAGCATTTCTTTCGGTGGGTCATGATGAATATTGGTCATGGCAAATGCGGCAAAATGTGCAAGCAGCAAGAGAGCGTGGCGTCAGTCTTGGTTTCTTTTCTTCTAATACCTGTTATTGGCAAATTCGCTTTGAGCCTAGCCTCATTACCCAAGAAATGGATCGTACTATTGTTGCTTATAAAGAAAGTGCTGTTTTAGATCCGTTTGCTAGAGATAGTAATGTGGCGAATGATTATCTAGTGACGACTATTTGGCGAAATAAGCCTGTAAAGCGTCCAGAAGATGCTCTGATTGGTGTGATGTACGAAACATTTCAAGTTAATGCCGATATTATTGTGACTGACGCAGCTCCAGATTGGTTACTTGCTGGTACGCAATTAAGCCAAGATGATACTACAGTATCTGTGCGAGCGAATAGCAAAGCGCTTTCAAAAGAAATGCATCTTGAGGGATTGCTAGGTTACGAAGTTGATCGGATGTTTGGTAATGCACCAACTAATACCGTTCGTATTGCTCATTCACCCTATTCATATAACGGTGGTACAAGATATTCAGATATGACCATTTACACCACAGATTCAGATGCAATAGTATTTGCTACTGGTTCTATGCAGTGGAGTTGGGGACTGGATGATTATAATGCACCGCAATTACGTCCCTCTCTTTTGAGCGCTGATGCTCAGGCGATTACGCGCAACGTTTTAGCGCGGATGATCCTTCGGAGACGCTAA
- a CDS encoding iron uptake porin — protein MTKSFWNVLKISPVVAATFIAVNSALVAEANDQVTTVAQQSQQESDSFGQVTSVSQFSDVQPTDWAFQALQSLVERYGCIAGYPNGTYRGNRALTRYEFAAGLNACLDRVNELIATATADIVNKQDLATLQRLQEEFSAELATLRGRVDSLEARTSELEANQFSTTTKLVGEAIFNVSDAFGDNAVGGADLNSNTTFSDRVRLNLYSSFTGKDQLQIRLQAANIVPNNTVTGTNMTRLGFDGDNGNSVAVDKVNYAFNFNDAVRIKVDATGAELWENTNNFSPDFSSSGRGAISRYGRFSPIYRQGSGGAGVTVTFNPSGALSLTGAYLAPKANNANDGFGVADGDYAAFGQIAFQPSKAFNLGLTYVHAYDGAKDPDATVAGNPNGINLFGATGSVLANNPFAGAATTSNHYGVEATFQPNEKVTIGGWAGYTTAVAESGVNRGSDASFLYWAASLGLKDFGREGNLLGVIFGQSPRVTDNDVAGREDPDTSYHLEGLYRLKLTDNIAVTPGVLVIFNPEHNSDNDNIYVGTLRTTFTF, from the coding sequence GTGACAACTGTTGCCCAACAGTCTCAACAAGAGTCTGATAGTTTTGGTCAGGTAACATCTGTTTCTCAGTTTTCTGATGTACAGCCTACAGACTGGGCATTCCAAGCTTTGCAATCTTTAGTTGAGCGTTACGGCTGTATTGCAGGTTATCCCAATGGTACTTATCGTGGTAACCGTGCTTTAACCCGTTATGAGTTTGCTGCTGGTTTGAATGCCTGTTTAGACCGGGTTAACGAGCTAATTGCCACAGCTACAGCTGATATTGTAAACAAGCAAGACTTAGCTACCCTACAGCGTTTACAAGAAGAATTTTCCGCCGAACTAGCAACCCTGCGCGGTCGTGTAGATTCTCTAGAAGCCCGCACTTCTGAACTAGAGGCTAATCAGTTCTCCACAACTACCAAGTTGGTTGGAGAAGCAATTTTCAACGTATCTGATGCTTTCGGCGACAATGCAGTTGGTGGTGCTGATTTAAATTCAAACACGACTTTCTCTGACCGGGTTCGTTTGAACTTGTACAGCAGCTTCACTGGTAAAGACCAATTGCAAATCCGCTTACAAGCTGCCAACATTGTTCCAAATAACACTGTAACCGGTACTAACATGACCCGCTTGGGTTTTGATGGTGATAACGGTAACAGTGTTGCAGTTGATAAAGTTAACTACGCTTTTAACTTCAATGATGCAGTACGTATCAAGGTTGACGCTACTGGTGCTGAGTTATGGGAAAACACCAACAACTTTAGCCCTGACTTTTCCAGTTCTGGTAGGGGTGCTATCTCTCGTTACGGACGTTTTAGCCCCATTTATCGCCAAGGTTCTGGTGGTGCTGGTGTAACTGTCACATTCAATCCTAGTGGTGCTCTCAGCTTAACAGGTGCTTATCTGGCTCCTAAAGCTAACAATGCTAACGATGGTTTTGGAGTTGCCGATGGCGACTATGCAGCCTTTGGACAGATAGCATTCCAACCTAGTAAAGCTTTCAATCTAGGTCTGACATATGTCCATGCTTATGATGGTGCAAAAGATCCTGATGCTACTGTAGCTGGAAACCCCAATGGTATAAATCTTTTTGGTGCCACAGGTAGTGTCTTGGCCAATAACCCCTTTGCTGGTGCTGCAACCACATCTAACCACTATGGGGTAGAAGCGACTTTCCAGCCCAACGAAAAAGTGACCATCGGTGGTTGGGCAGGTTACACCACCGCAGTCGCTGAATCAGGTGTAAATAGAGGTAGTGATGCAAGCTTCTTGTACTGGGCTGCAAGCCTTGGTCTAAAAGACTTTGGTAGAGAAGGTAATTTACTCGGTGTGATATTCGGCCAATCTCCCAGAGTCACCGATAACGATGTTGCGGGTAGAGAAGATCCAGACACGTCTTATCATTTGGAGGGTCTCTATCGTTTGAAACTTACCGATAATATAGCTGTCACCCCTGGCGTGTTGGTGATTTTCAATCCTGAACATAACAGCGACAATGACAACATCTACGTAGGTACTCTCCGGACTACCTTCACTTTCTAA